The Thermoanaerobaculales bacterium genome contains a region encoding:
- a CDS encoding Fic family protein: MKRGPQGRYESTAVAGERVDAFVPAPLPPNPPLAPGGHLQVLLERAHLGLGRLDSVSALLPDTKLLLYMYVRKEAVLSSQIEGTQSSLSDLLLYELDEVPGVPLDDVVEASNYVAALDHGLERLRGGFPLSSRLIREVHAVLLSRGRGSDKDPGEFRRTQNWVGGSRPGRAQFVPPPPNEVSGCMSDLERYLHSGRQDIPALLVAGLAHAQFETIHPFLDGNGRIGRLLITLLLCDAGILGQPMLYLSLYLKQNRAEYYERLDGVRREGRWEEWLEFFLDGVTQTSEQAVETARRIVALLDEDRARMKSFGRSAASAMRVHQGLSERGILSIGEAAERSGLSFPAAARIIGLLERAGIVRELTGRKRDRLFGYARYLALLAEGTEPL, from the coding sequence ATGAAGCGAGGGCCTCAGGGTCGATACGAGAGCACGGCAGTTGCCGGCGAGCGCGTCGACGCGTTCGTGCCGGCTCCGCTGCCGCCCAACCCGCCCTTGGCTCCCGGCGGGCACCTTCAGGTTCTTCTCGAACGAGCGCACCTAGGATTGGGTCGCCTGGACAGCGTGTCAGCTCTCCTTCCCGACACCAAGTTGTTGCTGTACATGTATGTGCGCAAGGAGGCGGTGCTCTCGTCGCAGATCGAGGGCACCCAATCGTCCCTCTCGGACCTGCTGCTCTACGAGCTCGACGAGGTTCCCGGTGTTCCCCTCGACGACGTTGTCGAGGCCTCGAACTACGTCGCCGCCCTCGATCATGGTCTCGAACGGCTTCGCGGAGGCTTCCCGCTCTCGAGTCGGCTGATTCGAGAGGTCCACGCGGTCCTGCTCTCTCGTGGCCGAGGAAGCGACAAGGATCCGGGTGAGTTTCGGCGCACCCAGAACTGGGTCGGAGGCTCCCGGCCCGGCCGCGCCCAGTTCGTGCCCCCGCCTCCCAACGAAGTGTCAGGGTGCATGTCCGACCTCGAGCGATACCTTCACTCAGGCCGGCAGGATATCCCGGCGCTGTTGGTCGCCGGCTTGGCCCACGCGCAGTTTGAGACGATCCACCCGTTCCTCGACGGAAACGGCCGAATCGGTCGGCTGCTCATCACCCTCCTGCTCTGCGATGCCGGCATCCTCGGTCAGCCGATGCTCTACTTGAGCCTCTACCTCAAGCAGAACCGGGCCGAGTACTACGAGCGCCTCGACGGAGTTCGTCGCGAGGGGAGGTGGGAGGAGTGGCTCGAGTTCTTTCTCGATGGCGTCACCCAGACGTCCGAGCAGGCCGTGGAGACGGCTCGGCGAATCGTCGCGCTCCTTGACGAAGACCGGGCCCGGATGAAGAGCTTCGGACGATCCGCGGCCTCTGCGATGCGAGTCCACCAGGGGCTAAGCGAACGGGGCATTCTCTCCATCGGCGAGGCTGCCGAGCGATCGGGCCTGTCGTTCCCGGCGGCCGCAAGAATCATCGGGCTCCTCGAGCGGGCAGGCATCGTGCGCGAGCTGACCGGGAGGAAGCGCGATCGCCTATTCGGTTACGCCCGCTACCTCGCCCTGCTCGCCGAGGGCACCGAGCCACTGTGA